In one window of Paraburkholderia sp. BL10I2N1 DNA:
- a CDS encoding amidohydrolase family protein, with the protein MIIDSHAHVVMPPQSFRYMAELVGGRANPSTTPNIPDEAVRKQAEELVRSMDSVGTDIQFISPRPYLQMHSVKPARVTELWTRHCNDLIKRFVDMFPDRFRGVAGLPQFMNDSPAERCVAELKRCVNELGFVGTLLNPDPTEGEGPAPAGLGDPFWYPLYDAMTELDVPALIHSAGSCNPRESYTLKFINEENIAVISLLESKVFEKYPNLKIIVAHGGGAIPYQMGRFRSWAARRNSPQTFDEQLRKLYFDTCNYAKDSIELLLKVAGTDNVMFGTEKPGTGSARDPISGRDYDDMKPVIESIEWLTDEQRKNIFECNCTRVYTRAFRNYKA; encoded by the coding sequence ATGATCATCGATTCCCACGCCCACGTCGTGATGCCCCCGCAAAGCTTCCGCTACATGGCGGAACTCGTCGGCGGCCGCGCAAACCCGTCGACCACGCCGAACATCCCCGACGAGGCAGTGCGCAAGCAGGCCGAGGAACTCGTGCGCAGCATGGATTCGGTTGGCACCGACATCCAGTTCATCTCGCCGCGCCCCTACCTGCAGATGCACTCGGTCAAGCCGGCGCGCGTGACGGAACTGTGGACGCGTCACTGCAACGACCTGATCAAGCGCTTCGTCGACATGTTCCCGGACCGTTTCCGTGGCGTGGCCGGCTTGCCGCAGTTCATGAACGACTCGCCGGCTGAGCGCTGCGTCGCCGAACTCAAGCGCTGCGTGAACGAACTCGGCTTCGTCGGCACGCTGTTGAACCCGGACCCGACCGAAGGCGAAGGCCCGGCACCGGCTGGCCTCGGCGACCCGTTCTGGTACCCGCTCTATGACGCGATGACCGAACTCGACGTACCGGCGCTGATCCACTCGGCAGGCAGCTGCAACCCGCGCGAGTCGTACACGCTGAAGTTCATCAACGAGGAGAACATCGCGGTGATCTCGCTGCTCGAATCGAAGGTGTTCGAGAAGTATCCGAACCTGAAGATCATCGTCGCGCACGGCGGCGGCGCGATCCCCTACCAGATGGGCCGCTTCCGTTCGTGGGCCGCGCGCCGCAACAGCCCGCAGACGTTCGACGAGCAGCTGAGGAAGCTCTACTTCGACACCTGCAACTACGCGAAGGATTCGATCGAACTGCTGCTCAAGGTTGCCGGCACCGACAACGTGATGTTCGGCACCGAAAAGCCGGGTACGGGCAGCGCGCGCGATCCGATCTCGGGACGCGACTACGACGACATGAAGCCGGTCATCGAAAGCATCGAGTGGCTGACCGACGAGCAGCGCAAGAACATCTTCGAATGCAACTGCACGCGCGTCTACACGCGTGCCTTCCGCAACTACAAGGCCTGA
- a CDS encoding RidA family protein, with the protein MPQSIDVPGLAHKVPIPVGSRIGNVLCSSAIAGKDPVAGKLAETPADQVRLAFENLKRFLDAGGATLDHVVKLAVYITDDSVREHINAHWLALWPDAARRPARHVTVHVLQHGMVIQLETLAVIA; encoded by the coding sequence ATGCCCCAATCCATCGACGTTCCCGGCCTCGCGCACAAGGTACCGATCCCTGTCGGTTCGCGCATCGGCAATGTGCTGTGTTCGTCGGCGATTGCGGGCAAGGACCCCGTCGCCGGCAAGCTCGCCGAGACCCCGGCCGATCAGGTGCGCCTCGCGTTCGAAAACCTCAAGCGCTTCCTCGACGCGGGCGGCGCCACGCTGGACCATGTGGTGAAGCTCGCCGTCTACATCACGGACGACTCAGTGCGCGAACACATCAACGCGCACTGGCTGGCCCTCTGGCCCGATGCCGCGCGTCGCCCGGCACGCCATGTGACCGTGCACGTTCTGCAGCACGGCATGGTCATCCAGCTCGAAACCCTTGCGGTAATCGCTTGA
- a CDS encoding GntR family transcriptional regulator, with translation MKLAVDPTLERSGAPGEAPEAPARGRASLASDIRATLQAEIEQGKLAPGTPIDERALAARFNVSRTPVREALQHLVARDLVVISPRQGITVSRLSIGKVRAMLEYIGELETLCARFAARRASDELREQLDRALMACQQAAIEGDTDQYAIANAQFHDLIYEGSRNQYLAEQIRTARRRSERYRMADLRNRGQIARSLQEHFDIARAIQSGNEARAAEVMMKHVPAGTTGFSEFLAAVPRHFFDLGAD, from the coding sequence ATGAAACTTGCAGTCGACCCCACTCTTGAGCGCAGCGGCGCGCCGGGCGAAGCGCCCGAGGCGCCCGCGCGCGGTAGGGCCAGTCTCGCGAGCGATATTCGGGCCACCCTGCAGGCCGAAATCGAACAGGGCAAGCTCGCCCCGGGCACACCGATCGACGAGCGCGCGCTCGCGGCCCGGTTCAATGTGTCACGCACGCCGGTGCGCGAGGCGCTGCAGCATCTCGTCGCGCGCGATCTGGTGGTGATCTCGCCGCGCCAGGGCATTACCGTGTCGCGCCTGTCGATTGGCAAGGTGCGCGCCATGCTGGAATACATAGGCGAGCTTGAGACACTGTGCGCGCGTTTCGCCGCGCGCCGCGCGAGCGACGAGCTGCGCGAACAACTGGATCGGGCCTTGATGGCATGCCAGCAGGCAGCCATAGAAGGCGATACGGACCAGTACGCGATCGCCAACGCGCAGTTCCACGACCTGATTTACGAAGGCAGCCGCAACCAGTACCTGGCCGAGCAGATCCGCACGGCGCGCCGCCGCTCGGAGCGCTACCGCATGGCCGACCTGCGCAACCGCGGCCAGATCGCGCGTTCGCTGCAAGAGCACTTCGACATCGCGCGCGCGATCCAGAGCGGCAACGAAGCCAGAGCCGCCGAAGTCATGATGAAACACGTGCCGGCCGGCACCACCGGTTTCTCTGAATTCCTCGCGGCCGTGCCGCGCCATTTCTTCGATCTGGGCGCGGACTGA
- a CDS encoding acetate--CoA ligase family protein yields the protein MSKCLIDVAGVQPVERVLKPKSIAIVGASADPRAFGNFVLQNLERFGYAGDIHLVSRSSQEINGRSCVNSVEALPQGIDLAVLCIPESGVLDTVRTLGTLKAGAAVIFASGYAEAGDEGRAKQEELARGAAEGGVALIGPNCMGFTNFEAGVPVTFEAVAPYPPGGRRGVGVVAQSGAMAANLRDAFMGRGQPLTATVSTGNEASLGIEDYLAWFIADSQTSAIAVYAEQIRRPQTFLLLAREARAAGKPIVLLMPGKSARAREAAQSHTGALAGDHATASVLLAREGVVVVDSLDELFDTTTILARFPAPPSAGTAVMTASGAVKNITLDFAEDIGLTLPHLTEPTIKKLTGLLPDYAVADNPLDYTTIGVRNPGLIGELIDTVLADPNIGSLVLSIMGGPSIAQRDKADYLVPALARATKPAVLAVMGDDNKLEDFFTEAIAASGVPFFRSPDRALRACARVASYGESLARAERARAEAPKAIPLPGAVPPNGIFAEYQGKGWLAAAGLPVPKGGLAKSLDEALEIADEIGYPVVLKAQASELPHKSDVGGVVVGLADAAALRAGWDKLHASVKSHRPELVLDGALVEAMGPRGLELVVGAKRDADWGPVVLVGLGGIFIEVLKDVRLVPADMSEDDIVVELGRLKAAVMLGGVRGAAGVDIKAVAKAVAAIADQMRANPEITEIDVNPLVAYPDRVLALDALVVCGAQGPAHH from the coding sequence ATGAGCAAGTGCCTTATAGATGTGGCCGGCGTGCAGCCGGTCGAGCGTGTGCTCAAGCCAAAGTCGATCGCGATCGTCGGTGCATCCGCCGATCCGCGTGCTTTCGGTAATTTCGTGCTGCAGAACCTCGAGCGTTTCGGTTATGCAGGCGATATCCACCTCGTGTCGCGCAGCAGCCAGGAAATCAATGGCCGCTCCTGCGTGAACAGCGTCGAGGCGCTGCCGCAGGGTATCGATCTGGCCGTGCTGTGCATTCCTGAGTCGGGCGTGCTCGATACGGTGCGCACGCTCGGCACGCTGAAGGCCGGCGCCGCCGTGATCTTCGCGTCGGGTTATGCCGAGGCGGGTGACGAAGGCCGCGCGAAGCAGGAAGAACTGGCGCGTGGGGCAGCCGAAGGCGGCGTTGCGCTGATCGGCCCGAACTGCATGGGCTTCACGAACTTCGAGGCCGGCGTGCCGGTGACTTTCGAAGCCGTGGCGCCGTACCCGCCCGGCGGTCGCCGTGGCGTGGGCGTGGTGGCGCAGAGCGGCGCGATGGCCGCAAACCTGCGTGACGCGTTCATGGGCCGGGGCCAGCCGCTGACGGCAACCGTTTCGACCGGTAACGAGGCGAGCCTCGGTATCGAAGACTATCTGGCCTGGTTCATCGCCGATTCGCAAACGAGCGCGATCGCGGTGTACGCCGAGCAGATCCGCCGCCCGCAGACGTTTTTGCTTCTCGCACGCGAAGCACGCGCGGCCGGCAAGCCGATCGTGCTGCTGATGCCGGGCAAGAGCGCGCGTGCCCGTGAGGCGGCGCAGTCGCACACCGGCGCATTGGCAGGCGATCACGCGACGGCGAGCGTGCTGCTGGCGCGCGAAGGCGTGGTGGTCGTTGATTCGCTCGACGAACTGTTCGACACGACGACGATTCTGGCGCGCTTCCCGGCGCCGCCGTCGGCCGGTACGGCGGTGATGACGGCTTCGGGCGCGGTCAAGAACATCACGCTCGATTTCGCCGAGGACATCGGCCTGACGCTGCCGCACCTGACCGAGCCGACCATCAAGAAGCTGACCGGACTGCTGCCCGACTACGCTGTGGCGGACAACCCGCTCGACTACACGACGATCGGTGTGCGCAACCCGGGCCTGATCGGCGAACTGATTGATACGGTACTGGCCGATCCGAATATCGGCTCGCTCGTGCTCTCGATCATGGGTGGCCCGTCGATCGCCCAGCGCGACAAGGCCGATTACCTCGTGCCGGCTCTTGCGCGCGCAACGAAGCCGGCCGTGCTCGCCGTGATGGGTGACGACAACAAACTTGAAGATTTCTTCACGGAAGCGATCGCCGCGAGCGGCGTGCCGTTCTTCCGTTCGCCGGACCGCGCGCTGCGTGCGTGCGCCCGCGTGGCCTCGTATGGCGAATCGCTGGCGCGTGCCGAGCGTGCCCGCGCCGAAGCGCCGAAGGCGATCCCGCTGCCGGGCGCCGTGCCGCCGAACGGCATCTTCGCCGAATACCAGGGCAAGGGCTGGCTCGCTGCGGCCGGTCTGCCAGTGCCGAAGGGCGGTCTCGCGAAGTCGCTCGACGAAGCGCTCGAGATCGCCGATGAAATCGGCTACCCGGTCGTGCTCAAGGCTCAGGCAAGCGAACTGCCGCACAAGAGCGACGTCGGTGGCGTGGTGGTCGGCCTTGCCGATGCCGCCGCGCTGCGCGCCGGTTGGGACAAGCTGCACGCGAGCGTGAAGTCGCACCGCCCGGAGCTGGTGCTCGACGGCGCGCTGGTCGAAGCGATGGGTCCGCGCGGTCTGGAACTCGTGGTGGGCGCGAAGCGCGACGCCGACTGGGGTCCGGTCGTGCTCGTGGGTCTCGGCGGCATCTTCATCGAAGTGCTCAAGGACGTGCGCCTCGTGCCGGCAGATATGTCGGAGGACGACATCGTGGTCGAGCTTGGTCGCCTGAAGGCCGCAGTGATGCTCGGAGGCGTGCGCGGCGCGGCAGGCGTGGACATCAAGGCCGTCGCGAAGGCCGTGGCGGCGATTGCCGACCAGATGCGCGCGAACCCCGAAATCACCGAAATCGACGTCAACCCGCTGGTGGCCTATCCGGACCGCGTGCTGGCGCTCGACGCACTCGTGGTATGCGGCGCCCAAGGCCCCGCCCATCACTGA
- a CDS encoding acyl-CoA dehydrogenase family protein, with protein MKLEFSAEDQAFRAEVREFVKQNLSPRLKRKAELGLRIEREDYVEWYTKLYEKGWIAPSWKKEHGGPGWTHVQRYIFDEETLLGGAPRIVASGINMLGPVLNAFGTPEQQARYIPKILRSETWWAQGFSEPGAGSDLAAVRTTAVLDGDHFVVNGHKVWTSYAHWCDMMFALVRTDPTAKPQEGISFLLIDMHAPGVEVRPIRMLEGGTDLNEVYLDNVRVPAENLVGELNKGWTYGKFLLGHERTGIAGIGSCKQQLARARHLAKQQGLENDPLLQSRISRFEVELMALEFTGLRMLSANQASRVPTVEAPMLKVRGTELRQGIYALLTEIAGPFAVPFDEQAMLDAAGYEGPSPDELIAVAANYFDARKASIYGGTNEVQRNLISRAFFNA; from the coding sequence ATGAAGCTGGAATTCTCCGCCGAGGACCAGGCATTCCGCGCCGAAGTGCGCGAGTTCGTGAAGCAGAACCTGTCGCCGCGCCTGAAGCGAAAGGCCGAACTTGGTCTGCGCATCGAGCGTGAAGACTACGTCGAGTGGTATACGAAGCTCTACGAGAAGGGCTGGATCGCGCCGTCGTGGAAGAAGGAACACGGTGGTCCGGGCTGGACGCACGTGCAGCGCTACATCTTCGACGAAGAGACGCTGCTGGGCGGCGCGCCGCGTATCGTGGCGAGCGGCATCAACATGCTTGGCCCGGTGCTCAATGCATTCGGCACGCCTGAGCAACAGGCCAGGTACATCCCGAAGATCCTGCGCAGCGAAACCTGGTGGGCGCAGGGCTTCTCGGAGCCGGGCGCGGGCTCGGACCTCGCGGCAGTGCGCACGACGGCCGTACTCGACGGCGATCACTTCGTCGTCAACGGTCACAAGGTCTGGACCTCGTACGCTCACTGGTGCGACATGATGTTCGCGCTCGTGCGTACCGATCCGACCGCGAAGCCCCAGGAAGGCATCTCGTTCCTGCTGATCGACATGCATGCCCCGGGCGTCGAAGTTCGCCCGATCAGGATGCTAGAAGGCGGTACCGACCTGAACGAGGTCTACCTCGACAATGTGCGCGTGCCCGCCGAAAACCTCGTCGGCGAACTGAACAAGGGCTGGACCTACGGCAAGTTTCTGCTTGGCCATGAGCGCACCGGTATCGCCGGTATCGGTTCCTGCAAGCAGCAGCTTGCGCGAGCCAGGCACCTCGCGAAGCAGCAGGGGCTCGAAAACGATCCGCTGCTCCAGTCGCGCATCAGCCGCTTCGAAGTCGAGTTGATGGCGCTCGAGTTCACGGGCCTGCGCATGCTGAGCGCGAACCAGGCGAGCCGCGTGCCTACGGTTGAGGCGCCGATGCTCAAGGTGCGCGGCACAGAGCTGCGCCAGGGCATCTACGCACTTCTGACAGAAATCGCCGGCCCGTTCGCCGTGCCGTTCGACGAGCAGGCCATGCTCGATGCGGCCGGCTACGAAGGCCCGAGCCCGGACGAACTGATCGCGGTCGCAGCGAACTACTTCGACGCACGCAAGGCGTCGATCTACGGCGGGACCAACGAAGTGCAGCGCAATCTGATCAGCCGCGCGTTCTTCAATGCTTGA
- a CDS encoding acyl-CoA dehydrogenase family protein translates to MDFSLTEDHVTLQDAVRRFCDGEYPAHLRGNAEDKELAAKRRQGLAEMGLTGLVIDADHGGSGYGAVETMLVAQQLGRALGGAGWLASGLPAATLIGSAGSDEQKVAWLEAVAMGEEVLAFAVGEAGARYDITGLAVPATETGDGWKINGTKTIVFDAAIADAFVVAVRTAGQRGDRQGLTLFLVDAKAPGISLRNFGTIDAREAAHVTFDNVAVSKADLIGAAGAAHDLIDAALDRANAALVAESVGVLEALLEHTSEHLTTRTQFGAPLAKLQALQHRVADMLISLEQSRSMACAAAMAVDENDPERRRRFVSAAKAYVGDACRSAGEWGIQLHGGMGMTEECRVGHYAKRMFAINMTYGDASWHLQRFSSQRLAQEAA, encoded by the coding sequence ATGGATTTTTCTCTGACTGAAGATCACGTCACGCTGCAAGACGCCGTGCGCCGCTTCTGCGATGGCGAATATCCCGCGCACCTGCGCGGCAACGCCGAGGACAAGGAACTGGCCGCGAAGCGCCGCCAGGGCCTGGCCGAGATGGGCCTGACCGGCCTCGTGATCGACGCCGATCACGGCGGCAGCGGTTACGGCGCGGTGGAAACGATGCTCGTCGCGCAGCAGCTGGGCCGCGCGCTTGGAGGCGCCGGCTGGCTCGCGAGCGGCCTGCCGGCAGCTACGCTGATCGGCTCAGCCGGCAGCGACGAACAGAAGGTCGCATGGCTCGAAGCCGTGGCAATGGGCGAGGAGGTGCTGGCGTTCGCCGTTGGCGAGGCCGGGGCGCGTTACGACATCACGGGTCTGGCTGTGCCCGCCACAGAAACCGGCGACGGCTGGAAGATCAACGGCACGAAGACGATCGTGTTCGACGCTGCGATCGCCGATGCCTTCGTGGTGGCCGTGCGTACCGCAGGCCAGCGCGGCGACAGGCAAGGCTTGACGCTGTTCCTCGTGGACGCGAAAGCGCCCGGCATCAGCCTGCGCAACTTCGGGACGATCGACGCACGCGAAGCCGCGCACGTCACGTTCGACAACGTGGCCGTGAGCAAGGCCGATCTGATCGGTGCGGCCGGTGCGGCTCACGACCTGATCGATGCTGCCCTCGACCGCGCGAATGCCGCGCTGGTGGCGGAGTCGGTCGGCGTGCTCGAAGCACTGCTCGAACACACGTCCGAACACCTGACGACACGCACGCAGTTCGGCGCGCCGCTCGCGAAGCTCCAGGCGCTGCAACACCGCGTGGCCGACATGCTGATTTCGCTCGAACAGAGCAGGTCGATGGCCTGCGCGGCCGCGATGGCCGTGGACGAGAACGATCCCGAGCGGCGCCGCCGTTTCGTGTCGGCTGCGAAGGCCTATGTCGGCGACGCGTGCCGCTCGGCCGGCGAATGGGGTATCCAGCTGCACGGCGGCATGGGCATGACCGAAGAGTGCCGCGTCGGCCACTACGCCAAGCGCATGTTCGCGATCAACATGACCTATGGCGACGCGAGCTGGCATCTGCAGCGCTTCTCCTCGCAGCGTCTCGCACAGGAGGCAGCATGA
- a CDS encoding thiolase domain-containing protein translates to MSLNGAAYIVGAYEHPTRKADDLSVLRLHADVAKGALEDAGLTKDDIDGYFCAGDAPGLGTTTVAEYLGLKLRHVDSTECGGSAPILHVAHAAEAIKAGRCNVALITLAGRPRAAGAALSLKAPDPDAPEVQFELPFGPATQNLYGMVAKRHMYEFGTTSEQLAWIKVAASHHAQHNPNAMLRNVVTVEDVVNSPMVSDPLHRLDCCVMSDGGGALIVARPEIAKKLKRPLVKVRGAGEAPKHAAGGKIDLTWSAAKWSGAAAFAEAGLTPQDIKYASLYDSFTITVLMQLEDLGFCRKGEGGKFVMDGNLISGVGKLPFNTDGGGLCNNHPANRGGVTKVIEAVRQLRGEAHPAVQVKNCDIALANGIGGALASRHTAGTLIMERE, encoded by the coding sequence ATGAGCCTGAACGGAGCAGCCTATATCGTAGGCGCTTACGAGCACCCGACGCGCAAGGCCGACGACCTCTCGGTGCTGCGCCTGCACGCCGATGTGGCGAAGGGCGCGCTCGAAGACGCGGGCCTGACCAAGGACGACATCGACGGTTACTTCTGCGCCGGTGACGCGCCGGGCCTCGGCACCACGACGGTCGCCGAATACCTGGGCCTGAAGCTGCGCCACGTCGATTCGACCGAGTGCGGCGGTTCCGCGCCGATCCTTCACGTGGCGCACGCGGCCGAAGCGATCAAAGCCGGCCGTTGCAACGTGGCGCTGATTACGCTCGCGGGCCGTCCGCGCGCAGCAGGTGCCGCGCTGTCGCTGAAGGCGCCGGACCCGGACGCGCCGGAAGTGCAGTTTGAACTGCCCTTCGGCCCGGCCACGCAGAACCTGTACGGCATGGTCGCGAAGCGTCACATGTACGAGTTCGGCACCACGAGCGAACAACTCGCGTGGATCAAGGTCGCGGCCTCACACCACGCGCAGCACAACCCGAACGCGATGCTGCGCAACGTTGTGACCGTCGAGGACGTCGTCAATTCGCCGATGGTGTCCGATCCGCTGCATCGTCTGGACTGCTGTGTGATGAGCGACGGCGGCGGTGCGCTGATCGTCGCGCGCCCCGAAATCGCGAAGAAGCTCAAACGTCCGCTCGTCAAGGTGCGTGGCGCGGGCGAGGCGCCCAAGCACGCGGCTGGCGGCAAGATCGACCTGACCTGGTCGGCAGCGAAGTGGTCGGGTGCGGCTGCGTTCGCCGAGGCCGGCCTCACGCCGCAGGACATCAAGTACGCGTCGCTGTACGACAGCTTCACGATCACGGTGCTCATGCAGCTCGAAGACCTCGGCTTCTGCAGGAAGGGTGAGGGCGGCAAGTTCGTGATGGACGGCAACCTGATCTCGGGGGTCGGCAAGCTGCCTTTCAACACCGATGGCGGCGGTCTGTGCAACAACCATCCGGCCAACCGCGGCGGCGTCACGAAGGTGATCGAAGCGGTGCGCCAGCTGCGTGGCGAGGCGCATCCCGCCGTGCAGGTCAAGAACTGCGATATCGCGCTCGCGAACGGTATCGGCGGCGCGCTGGCGTCGCGTCACACCGCGGGCACGCTGATCATGGAACGGGAGTAA
- a CDS encoding Zn-ribbon domain-containing OB-fold protein codes for MSTTQPTTDAPAQGATPAAQPAAKPAGPRRIHAPRVLPEAKPFWEAAKEGRLLIKRCQDCGETHYYPRDICPHCMSSNTEWLDTNGLGTVYSFSTTGKDEARYTLAYVTLDEGVTMLTNLVDCDPAALEIGQRVKLVFKPSEGGYPVPMFTPSRT; via the coding sequence ATGAGCACGACCCAACCGACTACCGACGCGCCGGCTCAGGGCGCCACGCCTGCTGCCCAACCCGCCGCGAAGCCCGCTGGCCCGCGTCGCATCCACGCGCCGCGCGTGCTGCCCGAGGCGAAGCCATTCTGGGAAGCCGCAAAGGAAGGCCGCCTGCTGATCAAGCGCTGCCAGGACTGCGGCGAAACGCATTACTACCCGCGCGACATCTGCCCGCACTGCATGAGCTCGAACACCGAATGGCTCGATACGAACGGCCTGGGCACGGTCTATTCGTTCAGCACGACGGGCAAGGACGAGGCGCGCTACACGCTCGCGTACGTGACGCTCGACGAGGGCGTCACGATGCTGACCAATCTGGTCGACTGCGATCCCGCAGCGCTCGAGATTGGCCAGCGCGTGAAGCTCGTCTTCAAGCCGAGCGAGGGCGGATACCCGGTGCCGATGTTTACGCCCTCGCGTACGTGA
- a CDS encoding CaiB/BaiF CoA-transferase family protein, with translation MSANFREQHSRHDPKKGPLSRFTIIDASRVRAGPTAMRVFADMGARVIKLEIPPGAPGGDDMIGGRDHNRADYENLHRNKESLTLNMKDPAGLEILRELVKGADVFIENFRPDVKDRLGIGYEALRAVNLRLVYASISGFGQDGPYAKWPGFDSIAQGMGGLMSLTGKPGEGPMRVGIPIADLCSGHFCAQAIMTALLEREASGEGQWVQTSLLEAQIAMLDFQAAQWLVDHKVPQQVGNEHPLTVPTGVFPTRDGFLNLAAIGNSMFARLCEALGLQHLVGQPGYESDPARVENRDAVNKAVGEVFITRTTREWTELLIKVGVPCGPIYKVNEVFDDPQVKHLGIAWPANVPGKGEVSFVGTPFRLSRYPRAQTPRLAPEQGEHTQAILNELGYDDRQIEQWRSAFVV, from the coding sequence ATGTCAGCCAATTTCAGGGAACAGCACAGCCGCCACGATCCGAAGAAAGGTCCGCTGTCGCGTTTCACGATCATCGACGCCTCGCGCGTACGCGCGGGCCCCACGGCCATGCGTGTGTTCGCGGACATGGGCGCGCGCGTGATCAAGCTGGAGATCCCGCCTGGCGCGCCGGGCGGTGACGACATGATCGGCGGCCGCGACCATAACCGCGCCGACTACGAGAACCTGCACCGCAACAAGGAAAGCCTGACGCTGAACATGAAGGACCCGGCCGGCCTCGAGATTCTCCGCGAGCTGGTCAAGGGCGCCGACGTGTTCATCGAGAACTTCCGCCCCGACGTCAAGGATCGCCTCGGCATCGGCTACGAAGCCTTGCGTGCCGTCAATCTGCGTCTTGTGTACGCGAGCATTTCGGGCTTTGGCCAGGACGGCCCGTATGCAAAGTGGCCCGGTTTCGACTCGATTGCGCAGGGCATGGGCGGCTTGATGAGCCTGACCGGCAAGCCGGGCGAAGGTCCGATGCGCGTCGGCATCCCCATTGCCGACCTGTGCTCGGGGCACTTCTGCGCGCAGGCGATCATGACCGCGCTGCTCGAACGCGAAGCCTCGGGCGAGGGCCAGTGGGTCCAGACCTCGCTGCTCGAAGCACAGATCGCGATGCTCGACTTCCAGGCCGCGCAGTGGCTCGTGGACCACAAGGTGCCGCAGCAGGTCGGCAACGAGCATCCGCTCACGGTGCCAACCGGCGTGTTCCCGACCAGAGATGGCTTCCTGAACCTGGCCGCGATCGGCAATTCGATGTTCGCGCGCCTGTGCGAGGCGCTCGGCCTGCAGCACCTGGTCGGCCAGCCTGGCTATGAATCGGACCCGGCGCGCGTCGAAAACCGCGACGCGGTCAACAAGGCGGTCGGCGAGGTGTTCATCACGCGTACCACGCGCGAGTGGACTGAGCTGCTGATCAAGGTCGGCGTGCCGTGCGGCCCGATCTACAAGGTTAACGAAGTATTCGACGATCCGCAGGTCAAGCATCTGGGTATCGCGTGGCCGGCCAACGTGCCGGGCAAGGGCGAAGTGTCGTTCGTCGGCACGCCGTTCCGTCTCTCGCGCTATCCGCGCGCGCAGACGCCGCGACTCGCGCCGGAGCAGGGCGAGCACACGCAGGCGATCCTGAACGAGCTTGGCTACGACGATCGACAGATTGAGCAGTGGCGCTCGGCCTTCGTGGTCTGA
- a CDS encoding protocatechuate 3,4-dioxygenase: protein MARLVAGFGSSHSIMLVCQREDWQHGFKQVDPKNPYYFDRLGNPTTYDALLKIAPTDSEAMVTADKMGERYDQAEAAMDELRERIRTAKLDVLLVVGDDQTELFRTTSNPAFAIYYGETIRNAKRVSSPNESWYAKARTMRQEPDADVHYPVKADMARWLIRELCDRDFDITAMDGLERDQYEGHAFSFIHRRYMQGLDLPVIPVIINTFDPPNQPTPRRCIQLGRALRELIESYPEDLRVGVLASGGLSHFVVDEELDNGIIDAIRRKDSEWLAALDPKQLQAGSSEIRNWIIGVEALKSLDLEWVTYVPGYRTAALTGTGLAFAAWHTRD from the coding sequence ATGGCACGACTGGTCGCCGGATTCGGTTCATCGCACAGCATCATGCTGGTTTGTCAGCGCGAAGACTGGCAGCATGGTTTCAAGCAGGTCGATCCGAAGAATCCGTATTACTTCGATCGCCTCGGCAACCCCACGACTTATGACGCGCTGCTCAAGATCGCCCCGACGGATTCCGAGGCGATGGTGACGGCCGACAAGATGGGCGAGCGCTACGATCAGGCCGAAGCGGCCATGGACGAGTTGCGCGAGCGTATCCGCACGGCGAAGCTCGACGTGTTGCTTGTGGTCGGCGACGACCAGACCGAGCTGTTTCGCACGACCAGCAATCCGGCCTTCGCGATCTACTACGGTGAAACGATCCGCAACGCGAAGCGCGTGTCGAGCCCGAATGAAAGCTGGTACGCGAAGGCGCGCACGATGCGCCAGGAGCCGGATGCCGACGTGCACTATCCGGTCAAGGCCGACATGGCGCGCTGGCTGATCCGCGAGCTGTGCGACCGCGATTTCGACATCACGGCGATGGACGGTCTCGAGCGCGACCAGTACGAGGGCCATGCGTTCTCGTTCATTCACCGCCGCTATATGCAGGGTCTCGACCTGCCGGTGATCCCGGTCATCATCAACACGTTCGATCCGCCGAACCAGCCCACGCCGCGCCGCTGCATCCAGCTCGGCCGTGCGCTGCGCGAGTTGATCGAGTCGTATCCGGAAGACCTGCGCGTGGGCGTGCTCGCTTCGGGCGGCCTGTCGCACTTCGTCGTGGACGAGGAACTCGACAACGGCATCATCGACGCGATCCGCCGCAAGGACAGTGAATGGCTGGCCGCGCTCGATCCGAAGCAGCTGCAGGCTGGCAGCTCGGAGATCCGCAACTGGATCATCGGCGTGGAGGCACTGAAGTCGCTCGACCTCGAATGGGTCACCTACGTGCCCGGTTACCGCACGGCGGCCCTGACCGGCACGGGCCTCGCTTTTGCGGCCTGGCATACGCGCGACTGA